In a genomic window of Streptomyces roseoviridis:
- a CDS encoding threonine aldolase family protein: MESDQQSVEYRARVWSGARRRLWHTSTDGTVGERLRELADWAAGTPYGDGRVDTYGDAVVEELERRVAEELGFPAAVFFPTGTMAQQVALRCWAGRTGNAVVALHPLAHPELHENGAFETVAGLRTVHLTDEPRLPTAEEVRDHPEPFGALMVELPLRDAGFVLPDWDELVAVVEAAREREAVVHFDGARLWDCPAHFGRGLPEIAGLADSVYVSFYKSLGGLSGAALAGPDELVEEARLWRHRYGGQLFQQYPAALSALRGLETELPRLPSYAAHARVVAAALRDAFTEAAVPWFRVHPEVPHTHQFRVWLPYDPDALTAAALSLTEDTGTTLFRRWFAAPAGGPPGMAVTEVTVTAPGLEWTAEDVQEAVRDFLTRVR, encoded by the coding sequence ATGGAATCCGATCAGCAGAGCGTCGAGTACCGGGCCCGGGTGTGGAGCGGCGCCCGTCGCAGACTGTGGCACACCTCGACGGACGGCACCGTGGGGGAACGGCTGCGCGAGCTGGCCGACTGGGCCGCCGGGACGCCGTACGGGGACGGGCGGGTCGACACGTACGGCGACGCGGTGGTGGAGGAGCTGGAGCGGCGGGTCGCCGAGGAGCTGGGCTTCCCGGCCGCGGTCTTCTTCCCGACCGGGACCATGGCCCAGCAGGTCGCGCTCCGCTGCTGGGCCGGCCGGACGGGGAACGCGGTGGTCGCGCTGCACCCCCTGGCCCACCCCGAGCTCCACGAGAACGGGGCCTTCGAGACGGTCGCCGGCCTGCGCACGGTCCACCTGACGGACGAGCCGCGCCTGCCGACGGCCGAGGAGGTGCGGGACCACCCCGAGCCCTTCGGCGCCCTCATGGTGGAGCTGCCGCTGCGGGACGCGGGCTTCGTGCTGCCGGACTGGGACGAGCTCGTCGCGGTGGTCGAGGCGGCCCGGGAGCGGGAGGCGGTGGTCCACTTCGACGGGGCGCGCCTGTGGGACTGCCCGGCCCATTTCGGCCGCGGACTGCCGGAGATCGCGGGCCTCGCGGACAGCGTCTACGTCTCGTTCTACAAGTCGCTCGGCGGCCTGTCGGGCGCGGCGCTCGCCGGCCCGGACGAGCTGGTCGAGGAGGCCCGCCTGTGGCGCCACCGCTACGGCGGCCAGCTCTTCCAGCAATACCCGGCCGCCCTGTCCGCCCTGCGCGGCCTGGAGACGGAGCTGCCGCGCCTGCCCTCGTACGCGGCCCACGCGCGCGTGGTCGCCGCCGCGCTCCGTGACGCCTTCACGGAAGCCGCCGTGCCCTGGTTCCGCGTCCACCCGGAGGTCCCGCACACCCACCAGTTCCGCGTCTGGCTCCCGTACGACCCCGACGCCCTCACCGCCGCCGCGCTCTCCCTGACCGAGGACACCGGCACCACCCTCTTCCGGCGCTGGTTCGCCGCGCCGGCGGGCGGCCCGCCGGGCATGGCGGTCACGGAGGTGACGGTCACGGCGCCGGGCCTGGAGTGGACGGCCGAGGACGTGCAGGAGGCGGTACGGGACTTCCTGACCCGGGTGCGCTGA
- a CDS encoding AAA family ATPase: protein MLLWLNGPFGGGKTQTAWELRRRLPGSVVCDPEHIGFGLHRSLPPGLRGDFQDLAAWRQGVYEVLDLALRRHDGPVIAPMTVVEPAYFAETVGRLRQTHGEERVRHFALLAERETVLRRLSERGLGRGLKRESFAVRKLDGCLERLAAPEFAHHIPTDHLTVPQVADLVARRAGLRIAPNTDGPLRHRLRRIRVGLSHLRFD from the coding sequence GTGCTGCTCTGGCTCAACGGGCCGTTCGGCGGCGGCAAGACGCAGACGGCCTGGGAACTGCGCCGCCGCCTGCCCGGCAGCGTCGTCTGCGACCCCGAGCACATCGGCTTCGGCCTGCACCGGAGCCTGCCGCCGGGGCTGCGCGGCGACTTCCAGGACCTGGCGGCGTGGCGGCAGGGCGTGTACGAGGTGCTCGACCTGGCGCTGCGGCGGCACGACGGGCCGGTGATCGCGCCGATGACCGTCGTCGAGCCCGCGTACTTCGCCGAGACGGTCGGGCGGCTGCGGCAGACGCACGGCGAGGAGCGGGTGCGGCACTTCGCGCTGCTCGCCGAGCGCGAGACCGTGCTGCGGCGCCTGAGCGAACGGGGTCTGGGGCGCGGCCTGAAGCGGGAGAGCTTCGCCGTACGGAAACTGGACGGCTGCCTGGAGCGGCTGGCCGCTCCGGAATTCGCCCACCACATCCCTACCGACCACCTGACCGTCCCGCAGGTCGCCGACCTGGTCGCGCGACGGGCGGGGCTGCGGATCGCGCCGAACACGGACGGGCCGCTGCGGCACCGGCTGCGCCGGATCCGGGTGGGTCTTTCGCACCTCCGCTTCGACTGA
- a CDS encoding NADH-quinone oxidoreductase subunit D has translation MTETTVGIGGAAESTDMVLNIGPQHPSTHGVLRLRLVLDGEVVREAEPVVGYMHRGAEKLFEARDYRQIIMLANRHDWLSAFSNELGVVMAVERMLGMEVPERAVWTRTLLAELNRVLNHLMFLGSYPLELGGITPVFHAFREREELQAVMEEVSGGRMHYMFNRVGGLKEDLPAGWLGRARQAVADVRSRMDVYDRLVLGNEIFRGRTRGVGVLTRETAHAYGVSGPIARASGVDFDLRRDEPYLAYGELLDTLRVVTRTEGDCLARFECLLEQTHNALELADACLDRIEQLPQGPINQRLPKVLKAPEGHTYAWTENPLGVNGYYLVSKGEKTPYRLKLRSASYNNIQALTELLPGTLVADMVAILGSLFFVVGDIDK, from the coding sequence ATGACGGAGACGACGGTCGGCATCGGCGGCGCGGCGGAGAGCACCGACATGGTGCTCAACATCGGGCCGCAGCATCCCTCCACGCACGGTGTGCTCCGGTTGCGGCTCGTGCTCGACGGGGAGGTCGTGCGGGAGGCCGAGCCGGTGGTCGGCTACATGCACCGCGGGGCCGAGAAGCTGTTCGAGGCGCGGGACTACCGGCAGATCATCATGCTGGCCAACCGGCACGACTGGCTGTCCGCGTTCTCCAACGAGCTCGGCGTGGTCATGGCCGTCGAGCGAATGCTGGGCATGGAGGTCCCCGAGCGGGCGGTGTGGACGCGGACGCTGCTGGCCGAGCTGAACCGGGTGCTCAACCACCTGATGTTCCTCGGCTCGTACCCGCTGGAGCTCGGCGGCATCACCCCCGTCTTCCACGCCTTCCGCGAGCGGGAGGAGCTCCAGGCCGTCATGGAGGAGGTCTCCGGCGGGCGGATGCACTACATGTTCAACCGGGTCGGCGGGCTGAAGGAGGACCTGCCCGCGGGGTGGCTGGGCCGGGCCCGGCAGGCGGTCGCGGACGTGCGGTCGCGGATGGACGTGTACGACCGGCTCGTGCTCGGCAACGAGATCTTCCGGGGGCGGACCCGCGGGGTCGGGGTGCTGACGCGGGAGACCGCGCACGCGTACGGGGTGTCGGGGCCCATCGCCCGCGCCTCGGGCGTCGACTTCGACCTGCGGCGCGACGAGCCGTACCTCGCGTACGGGGAGCTGCTCGACACCCTGCGGGTGGTGACCCGGACCGAGGGCGACTGCCTGGCCCGCTTCGAGTGCCTCCTGGAGCAGACGCACAACGCGCTGGAGCTCGCCGACGCCTGTCTGGACCGGATCGAACAGCTGCCGCAGGGCCCCATCAACCAGCGGCTGCCGAAGGTCCTCAAGGCGCCGGAGGGGCACACCTACGCGTGGACCGAGAACCCGCTGGGCGTCAACGGCTACTACCTGGTGTCCAAGGGCGAGAAGACCCCGTACCGGCTGAAGCTGCGCTCGGCCTCGTACAACAACATCCAGGCGCTGACCGAGCTGCTGCCCGGGACGCTCGTCGCCGACATGGTGGCGATCCTCGGCTCGCTCTTCTTCGTCGTCGGCGACATCGACAAGTAG
- a CDS encoding sensor histidine kinase gives MQRLYDFLRRHPTGVDTFWAVVLFGFSLLWVASSVPAVVEPVPYAVVGALFSLVVALRRRMPEKMLLLAVGLGLAQLALGIIPFLADFAMLVIIYTVAAHDGPRWASRIALAGGLSASTLSQLRWPVQDGTDSVAAKIFFTVIMTVPFALAWVLGDSVRTRRAYFAQLEERASRLEKEREAQAKVAVAAERARIARELHDVVAHNVSVMVVQADGAAYVMDSSPETAKQALETISSTGRQALAEMRRLLGILRTGEHQEAGEYVPQPDVQQIEDLVEQVRGAGLAVDFKVEGTPRPLPSGVELTAYRIVQEALTNTRKHGGPDAGASVRLVYFDDGLGLLVEDDGRGAPQEMYEDGGADGRGHGLIGMRERVGMVGGTLDAGPRPGGGFRISALLPLKPAH, from the coding sequence GTGCAGCGCCTCTACGACTTCCTCCGCAGACACCCGACGGGCGTCGACACCTTCTGGGCCGTCGTCCTCTTCGGGTTCTCCCTGTTGTGGGTGGCCTCGTCCGTCCCGGCGGTCGTCGAGCCCGTCCCGTACGCGGTCGTCGGCGCGCTGTTCTCGCTGGTCGTGGCCCTGCGGCGGCGCATGCCGGAGAAGATGCTGCTGCTCGCGGTCGGCCTCGGCCTCGCCCAGCTCGCCCTCGGGATCATCCCGTTCCTGGCGGACTTCGCCATGCTGGTGATCATCTACACCGTCGCCGCCCACGACGGCCCCCGCTGGGCCTCCCGCATCGCCCTCGCCGGCGGACTGAGCGCCAGCACGCTCTCCCAGCTGCGCTGGCCCGTCCAGGACGGCACCGACTCGGTCGCCGCCAAGATCTTCTTCACGGTCATCATGACCGTGCCCTTCGCGCTCGCCTGGGTCCTCGGCGACTCCGTGCGCACCCGCCGCGCCTACTTCGCCCAGCTGGAGGAACGCGCCTCCCGCCTGGAGAAGGAACGCGAAGCGCAGGCCAAGGTCGCCGTCGCCGCCGAACGCGCCCGCATCGCCCGCGAGCTCCACGACGTCGTCGCCCACAACGTCTCCGTGATGGTCGTCCAGGCCGACGGCGCCGCCTACGTCATGGACTCCTCGCCCGAGACCGCCAAGCAGGCCCTGGAGACCATCTCCAGCACCGGCCGCCAGGCCCTCGCCGAGATGCGCCGGCTGCTCGGGATCCTGCGCACCGGCGAGCACCAGGAGGCCGGCGAGTACGTCCCCCAGCCCGACGTCCAGCAGATCGAGGACCTCGTCGAACAGGTCCGCGGCGCCGGCCTCGCCGTCGACTTCAAGGTCGAGGGCACCCCGCGCCCGCTGCCCAGCGGCGTCGAACTGACCGCCTACCGGATCGTCCAGGAAGCCCTCACCAACACCCGCAAGCACGGCGGTCCCGACGCCGGTGCCAGCGTCCGGCTGGTCTACTTCGACGACGGCCTCGGACTGCTCGTCGAGGACGACGGTCGCGGCGCGCCCCAGGAGATGTACGAGGACGGCGGCGCCGACGGGCGCGGCCACGGCCTGATCGGCATGCGCGAGCGCGTCGGCATGGTCGGCGGCACCCTGGACGCGGGTCCGCGCCCCGGCGGCGGCTTCCGCATCAGCGCCCTGCTCCCCCTCAAGCCCGCTCACTGA
- a CDS encoding SAM-dependent methyltransferase — MERALYGPGGFFLRPEGPAGHFRTSVHASPLFAGAVARLLVRTAEELGTDEVAFVDVGAGRGELLTGVLAAVPADLRVRPYGVERAARPKGLDPRITWTGRLPDGERGLLFANEWLDNVPVDVAQVDDAGAVRYVEVDGAGRERLGAVVAGPDAEWLERWWPLGEPGERAEIGRPRDVAWATAAACLAAGTAVAVDYGHTLPARPPFGTLTAFRAGREVTPVPDGTCDLTAHVALDACAAASPGARLGTQREALRGLGVLGGRPPLSLATQDPAGYVRALAAAGEAAELTAPGGLGDFLWLVRRTG; from the coding sequence ATGGAGCGGGCGCTGTACGGCCCGGGGGGCTTCTTCCTGCGGCCCGAGGGGCCGGCCGGCCACTTCCGTACGTCGGTGCACGCCTCGCCGCTGTTCGCGGGGGCGGTGGCGCGGCTGCTGGTGCGCACGGCGGAGGAGCTGGGGACGGACGAGGTCGCGTTCGTGGACGTGGGGGCGGGCCGGGGCGAGCTGCTGACGGGCGTGCTGGCGGCGGTGCCGGCGGATCTGCGGGTCCGCCCCTACGGGGTGGAACGCGCGGCCCGACCGAAGGGCCTGGACCCGCGGATCACCTGGACCGGGCGGCTGCCGGACGGGGAGCGGGGGCTGCTGTTCGCGAACGAGTGGCTGGACAACGTGCCGGTGGACGTGGCGCAGGTCGACGACGCGGGCGCGGTGCGGTACGTGGAGGTCGACGGCGCGGGCCGCGAGCGGCTCGGCGCCGTCGTGGCGGGGCCGGACGCCGAGTGGCTGGAGCGGTGGTGGCCGCTCGGGGAGCCCGGGGAACGCGCGGAGATCGGCCGGCCCCGCGACGTGGCCTGGGCGACGGCGGCGGCCTGCCTCGCCGCCGGCACGGCGGTGGCCGTCGACTACGGCCACACCCTCCCGGCCCGCCCGCCCTTCGGCACCCTCACCGCCTTCCGCGCAGGCCGCGAGGTCACCCCCGTCCCGGACGGCACCTGCGATCTGACGGCCCACGTGGCCCTGGACGCCTGCGCGGCGGCGTCGCCCGGCGCTCGGCTCGGCACCCAGCGCGAGGCCCTGCGCGGCCTGGGCGTCCTGGGCGGGCGCCCGCCCCTGTCCCTCGCCACCCAGGACCCGGCCGGCTACGTCCGTGCCCTCGCGGCCGCGGGCGAGGCGGCGGAACTGACCGCTCCGGGCGGTCTCGGCGATTTCCTGTGGCTCGTCCGGCGGACGGGCTGA
- a CDS encoding DUF5937 family protein codes for MSVTIDITGLPHERITFCPSPLAELGNALHALAEPAHHARLHAWTTATAAGLKPELAERLHEADFMWRSTRSDFLLPAQPRETLAEELDDLDRMDDEKFVGAALEISCSSRYAQGIPSPLVDEHSRRRALDLAAARGPRQAAFVERMLCEPTATRAWIRRLLQDCDEAFFADTWQRVRVQLAADARHKTELLRRKGLAEALTAASPALSLEEDGRGSRIVVDKLVHGRTEAHGTAVTLVPTAFGWPHLFALCAPGWQPVIQYPAAAREVGGAESVELVKRRLEAIAHPMRMRLCRSLARGPYSTSELADAYGITAPEVSRHLSVLKKAGLLTTQRRGRYVLHQLDFPVVARLGSDFLESVLR; via the coding sequence GTGAGCGTGACCATCGACATCACAGGACTGCCGCACGAGCGGATCACCTTCTGCCCCTCGCCGCTGGCGGAGCTCGGCAACGCCCTGCACGCGCTGGCCGAACCGGCCCATCACGCGCGCCTGCACGCGTGGACGACGGCGACGGCGGCGGGCCTGAAGCCGGAGCTGGCCGAGCGGCTCCACGAGGCGGACTTCATGTGGCGGTCGACGCGCTCCGACTTCCTGCTGCCGGCCCAGCCCCGCGAGACGCTGGCGGAGGAGCTGGACGACCTCGACCGCATGGACGACGAGAAGTTCGTCGGCGCCGCCTTGGAGATCTCGTGCAGCAGCCGCTACGCCCAGGGCATCCCGTCCCCGCTCGTCGACGAGCACTCGCGCCGCCGGGCCCTCGACCTGGCCGCGGCGCGGGGCCCGCGGCAGGCCGCGTTCGTGGAGCGCATGCTGTGCGAGCCGACGGCCACCCGCGCCTGGATCCGCCGGCTCCTCCAGGACTGCGACGAGGCGTTCTTCGCGGACACCTGGCAGCGGGTCCGCGTGCAGCTCGCCGCCGACGCCCGCCACAAGACCGAGCTGCTGCGCCGCAAGGGCCTGGCCGAGGCCCTGACGGCCGCCTCCCCCGCCCTTTCCCTGGAGGAGGACGGGCGCGGTTCGCGCATCGTCGTGGACAAGCTGGTGCACGGCCGCACCGAGGCCCACGGCACCGCCGTCACGCTGGTGCCGACGGCGTTCGGCTGGCCGCACCTGTTCGCCCTGTGCGCGCCCGGCTGGCAGCCGGTGATCCAGTATCCGGCGGCCGCCCGCGAGGTCGGGGGCGCCGAGTCCGTCGAGCTGGTCAAGCGCCGTCTTGAGGCCATCGCCCACCCGATGCGGATGCGCCTGTGCCGGAGCCTGGCGCGCGGCCCATACTCGACGAGCGAGCTGGCCGACGCGTACGGCATCACCGCCCCGGAGGTCTCGCGCCACCTCTCCGTCCTGAAGAAGGCCGGGCTGCTGACCACCCAGCGCCGGGGCCGCTATGTGCTGCACCAGCTGGACTTCCCCGTCGTGGCCCGCCTCGGCAGCGACTTCCTGGAGTCGGTCCTGCGCTAG
- a CDS encoding Rossmann-like and DUF2520 domain-containing protein yields MTRNRPVPAEDWNGRPTRIVNAPPAQPRQQPDRAEDRPARLTVGVVGAGRVGPALAASLQLAGHRPVAVSAVSDASRRRAAALLPDVPVVEPARVLALADLVLLTVPDDALPGLVEGLADTGAVRPGQLLVHTSGRYGVRVLDPARRAGALPLALHPAMTFTGTSVDVQRLAGCSFGVTAPDELRLAAEALVIEMGGEPEWIAEENRPLYHAALALGANHLVTLVAQAMELLRSAGVGAPDRMLGPLLGAALDNALRSGDAALTGPVARGDAGTVAAHVAELHKHAPATVAGYLAMARATADRALAHGLLKPELAQDLLGVLAEGDDHR; encoded by the coding sequence ATGACCAGAAATCGTCCGGTACCCGCCGAGGACTGGAACGGAAGGCCGACCCGCATCGTGAACGCACCACCAGCACAGCCCCGGCAGCAGCCCGACCGGGCGGAGGACCGCCCCGCGCGGCTCACCGTGGGCGTCGTCGGCGCGGGCCGGGTGGGCCCCGCGCTCGCCGCCTCCCTGCAGCTCGCCGGACACCGTCCCGTGGCCGTCTCCGCCGTCTCCGACGCCTCCCGGCGCCGTGCCGCCGCCCTGCTGCCGGACGTCCCCGTCGTCGAGCCCGCGCGGGTGCTCGCCCTCGCCGACCTGGTCCTGCTCACCGTTCCCGACGACGCCCTGCCCGGCCTCGTCGAGGGCCTCGCCGACACCGGCGCGGTCCGGCCCGGGCAGCTCCTCGTGCACACCTCCGGGCGCTACGGGGTGCGGGTCCTCGACCCGGCGCGCCGGGCCGGCGCGCTGCCGCTGGCCCTGCACCCGGCGATGACCTTCACCGGCACCTCCGTGGACGTCCAGCGGCTCGCCGGGTGCTCCTTCGGCGTCACCGCCCCCGACGAGCTGCGGCTGGCGGCGGAGGCCCTCGTCATCGAGATGGGCGGCGAGCCGGAGTGGATCGCCGAGGAGAACCGGCCGCTCTACCACGCGGCCCTCGCCCTCGGCGCCAACCACCTGGTCACCCTGGTGGCCCAGGCCATGGAGCTGCTCCGCTCGGCCGGGGTCGGCGCCCCGGACCGGATGCTCGGCCCGCTGCTCGGCGCCGCCCTGGACAACGCGCTGCGCTCCGGCGACGCCGCCCTGACCGGGCCCGTCGCCCGCGGTGACGCCGGCACCGTCGCCGCCCACGTCGCCGAGCTGCACAAGCACGCGCCCGCCACCGTCGCCGGCTACCTGGCGATGGCCCGCGCCACCGCCGACCGCGCGCTCGCGCACGGCCTGCTCAAGCCCGAGCTGGCCCAGGACCTGCTGGGTGTGCTCGCCGAGGGGGACGACCACCGATGA
- the panC gene encoding pantoate--beta-alanine ligase, with the protein MTFTLVRTAADLHARADAGRRAVVMTMGALHEGHATLVRAARDRVGPDGTVVVTVFVNPLQFGAGEDLDRYPRTLDADLRVAEAAGADAVFAPSVDEVYPGGEPQVRISAGPMGERLEGASRPGHFDGMLTVVAKLLHLTAPDLAFFGQKDAQQLALIRRMVRDLNFPVGIVGVPTVREDDGLALSSRNRYLSPAERRTALALSRALFAARDRLAAQEALRARATALPGAQSRAETRAEALSRLGEARAAADAHAVAQVAEGGGAEAVRAAAQAVLDDAAKAEPPLTLDYLALVDPADFTEVADDHDGEAILAVAARVGTTRLIDNLPLTFGATK; encoded by the coding sequence ATGACCTTCACGCTCGTCCGTACGGCCGCCGACCTCCACGCGCGGGCGGACGCCGGCCGCCGCGCCGTCGTCATGACCATGGGCGCCCTGCACGAGGGCCACGCCACCCTGGTGCGCGCCGCCCGCGACCGGGTAGGCCCGGACGGCACCGTCGTCGTCACCGTCTTCGTCAACCCGCTCCAGTTCGGCGCGGGCGAGGACCTCGACCGCTACCCCCGCACCCTCGACGCCGACCTGCGGGTCGCCGAGGCCGCCGGTGCCGACGCCGTCTTCGCGCCCTCCGTCGACGAGGTCTACCCGGGCGGGGAGCCGCAGGTCCGGATCAGCGCCGGCCCCATGGGAGAGCGCCTGGAGGGAGCCTCCCGGCCCGGCCACTTCGACGGCATGCTCACCGTCGTCGCCAAGCTCCTCCACCTCACGGCGCCGGACCTGGCGTTCTTCGGCCAGAAGGACGCCCAGCAGCTGGCACTGATCCGCCGCATGGTCCGCGACCTGAACTTCCCGGTCGGGATCGTCGGCGTGCCGACCGTGCGCGAGGACGACGGTCTCGCCCTGTCCAGCCGCAACCGCTACCTGTCGCCCGCGGAGCGCCGCACGGCCCTGGCGCTCTCCCGCGCGCTGTTCGCCGCCCGTGACCGGCTCGCGGCCCAGGAGGCGCTGCGCGCCCGCGCCACCGCCCTGCCCGGCGCCCAGAGCCGGGCCGAGACCCGGGCGGAGGCGCTGTCCCGGCTCGGCGAGGCCCGCGCCGCCGCCGACGCCCACGCGGTCGCCCAGGTGGCCGAGGGCGGGGGCGCCGAGGCCGTACGGGCGGCGGCCCAGGCCGTACTGGACGACGCGGCCAAGGCCGAACCGCCGCTCACCCTGGACTATCTGGCCCTGGTCGATCCGGCCGACTTCACGGAGGTCGCCGACGATCACGACGGGGAGGCGATCCTCGCCGTCGCCGCGCGGGTGGGGACCACGCGGCTCATCGACAACCTCCCCCTGACCTTCGGAGCCACGAAGTGA
- a CDS encoding response regulator transcription factor, with product MSIRVMLVDDQVLLRTGFRMVLAAQPDMEVVAEAGDGVEALEVLRSTAVDVVLMDVRMPKLDGVETTRRICAEPDAPKVLILTTFDLDEYAFSGLKAGASGFMLKDVPPGELLGAIRSVHSGDAVVAPSTTRRLLDRFSPMLPSAGPEPRQKELERLTEREREVMMLVAQGLSNGEIAARLVLSEATVKTHVGRILTKLGLRDRVQVVVLAYETGLVRAGGR from the coding sequence ATGTCCATCCGCGTGATGCTCGTCGACGACCAGGTGCTGCTGCGCACCGGCTTCCGCATGGTGCTGGCCGCCCAGCCGGACATGGAGGTCGTGGCGGAGGCGGGTGACGGCGTGGAGGCCCTGGAGGTGCTCAGGAGCACGGCCGTGGACGTGGTCCTGATGGACGTGCGCATGCCCAAGCTGGACGGGGTGGAGACGACCCGGCGGATCTGTGCGGAGCCGGACGCGCCGAAGGTGCTGATCCTGACCACGTTCGACCTCGACGAGTACGCCTTCTCCGGGCTCAAGGCGGGCGCCAGCGGCTTCATGCTCAAGGACGTGCCGCCGGGCGAACTGCTCGGCGCGATCCGCTCCGTGCACAGCGGGGACGCGGTCGTCGCGCCCTCCACGACCCGCCGGCTCCTGGACCGCTTCTCGCCCATGCTGCCGTCGGCCGGTCCCGAGCCGCGGCAGAAGGAACTGGAGCGGCTGACCGAGCGGGAACGGGAAGTGATGATGCTGGTCGCCCAGGGCCTGTCCAACGGCGAGATCGCCGCCCGCCTCGTGCTGTCCGAGGCCACCGTCAAGACCCACGTCGGGCGCATCCTCACCAAGCTGGGCCTGCGCGACCGGGTCCAGGTCGTCGTCCTCGCCTACGAGACCGGCCTCGTACGGGCCGGCGGACGCTGA
- a CDS encoding L-aspartate oxidase: MTGIRLHAPDPGWSIDADVVVVGSGVAGLTAALRCTSAGLRTVVVTKARLDDGSTRWAQGGIAAALGEGDTPEQHLDDTLVAGAGLCDEQAVRALVTEGPGAVRRLIATGAAFDRTDGGEIALTREGGHHRRRIAHAGGDATGAEISRALVEAIRDQGVRFVEHALVLDLLKDAEGRTAGVTLHVMGEGQHDGVGAVHAPAVVLATGGMGQVFSATTNPAVSTGDGVALALRAGAEVSDLEFVQFHPTVLFLGAGSEGQQPLVSEAVRGEGAHLVDADGVRFMLGQHELAELAPRDIVAKAIMRRMREQGAEHMYLDARHFGAEMWERRFPTILAACRAHGIDPVTEPIPVAPAAHYASGGVRTDLLGRTTVPGLYACGEVACTGVHGANRLASNSLLEGLVFAERIADDITAHGPHREGLPLPATAPGSVQTLLPPEERREIQRIMTAGAGVLRSAASLGDAADALEGLQLNAELDAGRDGRKAAEPGVEAWETANLLVVARVLVASAQAREETRGCHWREDRPDRDDAAWRRHLVVRLTPDRRLVVHRTTGADFPPVTPDAPREPQP, translated from the coding sequence GTGACCGGAATACGGCTGCACGCGCCCGACCCGGGCTGGTCCATCGACGCCGACGTCGTCGTGGTCGGCTCCGGCGTCGCGGGCCTGACCGCGGCCCTGCGCTGCACCTCCGCCGGGCTGCGCACGGTCGTCGTCACCAAGGCCCGGCTCGACGACGGCTCCACCCGCTGGGCCCAGGGCGGCATCGCCGCCGCGCTCGGCGAGGGCGACACGCCCGAGCAGCACCTCGACGACACGCTCGTGGCGGGTGCCGGACTGTGCGACGAGCAGGCCGTGCGCGCCCTGGTCACCGAGGGCCCCGGCGCCGTCCGTCGGCTCATCGCCACCGGCGCCGCCTTCGACCGCACCGACGGCGGCGAGATCGCGCTGACCCGCGAGGGCGGCCACCACCGCCGCCGGATCGCCCACGCGGGCGGCGACGCGACCGGCGCCGAGATCTCCCGCGCCCTGGTGGAGGCGATACGCGACCAGGGCGTGCGGTTCGTCGAGCACGCCCTCGTCCTCGACCTCCTCAAGGACGCCGAGGGCCGTACGGCCGGCGTCACCCTGCACGTCATGGGCGAGGGCCAGCACGACGGCGTCGGCGCCGTCCACGCCCCCGCCGTGGTCCTCGCCACCGGCGGCATGGGCCAGGTCTTCTCCGCCACCACCAACCCGGCGGTGTCCACCGGCGACGGCGTGGCGCTCGCGCTGCGCGCCGGCGCGGAGGTCTCCGACCTGGAGTTCGTCCAGTTCCACCCGACGGTGCTGTTCCTGGGCGCCGGTTCCGAGGGCCAGCAGCCGCTGGTCTCCGAGGCCGTGCGCGGCGAGGGCGCCCATCTCGTCGACGCCGACGGGGTCCGCTTCATGCTCGGGCAGCACGAGCTCGCCGAGCTGGCGCCCCGCGACATCGTCGCCAAGGCGATCATGCGGCGGATGCGGGAGCAGGGCGCCGAGCACATGTACCTCGACGCCCGCCACTTCGGCGCCGAGATGTGGGAGCGGCGCTTCCCGACCATCCTGGCCGCCTGCCGAGCCCACGGCATCGACCCGGTCACGGAGCCGATCCCGGTCGCCCCGGCCGCCCACTACGCCTCCGGCGGCGTCCGCACCGACCTGCTCGGCCGGACGACCGTGCCGGGCCTCTACGCCTGCGGCGAGGTCGCCTGCACGGGCGTCCACGGAGCGAACCGGCTGGCGTCGAACTCCCTCCTGGAGGGCCTGGTCTTCGCCGAGCGGATCGCCGACGACATCACCGCGCACGGCCCGCACCGCGAGGGCCTGCCGCTGCCCGCCACCGCCCCCGGCTCCGTGCAGACCCTGCTGCCGCCCGAGGAGCGCCGGGAGATCCAGCGGATCATGACCGCGGGCGCCGGCGTGCTGCGCTCCGCCGCGAGCCTCGGCGACGCCGCCGACGCCCTGGAGGGGCTCCAGCTGAACGCCGAGCTCGACGCCGGACGGGACGGCCGCAAGGCCGCCGAGCCCGGAGTCGAAGCCTGGGAGACCGCCAACCTGCTGGTCGTCGCCCGGGTCCTGGTGGCCTCGGCGCAGGCGCGCGAGGAGACCCGCGGCTGCCACTGGCGCGAGGACCGGCCCGACCGGGACGACGCGGCCTGGCGCCGCCACCTGGTCGTCCGGCTGACGCCCGACCGACGGCTGGTGGTGCACCGCACCACCGGCGCAGACTTTCCGCCCGTAACCCCCGACGCACCCAGGGAGCCGCAGCCGTGA